A window from Streptomyces sp. NBC_00335 encodes these proteins:
- a CDS encoding cation:dicarboxylate symporter family transporter, producing the protein MAARRDKTHYLYIAVIGAVLLGIAVGFAAPGTAVELKPLGTGFVNLIKMMISPVIFCTIVLGIGSVRKAAKVGAVGGLALGYFMVMSTVALAIGLLVGNLLEPGSGLHLTEAARSAGEAQAKAGGAESTPEFLLGIIPTTLVSAFTGGEVLQTLLVALLCGFALQAMGAAGEPVLRGIGHVQKLVFRVLAMIMWAAPVGAFGAIAAVVGATGMDALKSLAVIMIGFYTTCLLFVFVVLGTLLRLCTGISVFALLRYLGREFLLILSTSSSESALPRLIAKMEHVGVSRPVVGITVPTGYSFNLDGTAIYLTMSSLFVAEAMGKPLALGEQISLLLFMIVASKGAAGVTGAGLATLAGGLQSHRPELVDGVGLIVGIDRFMSEARALTNFAGNAIATVLIGTWTKEFDRVRATEVLAGRLPFDESTLTDDGHEQATAVPAQPDGAKDGVPA; encoded by the coding sequence GTGGCCGCCAGGCGCGACAAGACGCATTATCTGTACATCGCGGTGATCGGCGCGGTGCTGCTCGGCATCGCCGTCGGGTTCGCCGCACCCGGCACCGCCGTGGAGCTCAAGCCGCTGGGCACCGGCTTCGTCAACCTCATCAAGATGATGATCTCGCCGGTCATCTTCTGCACGATCGTGCTGGGCATCGGCTCGGTGCGCAAGGCCGCCAAGGTCGGCGCGGTGGGCGGGCTGGCGCTCGGCTACTTCATGGTGATGTCCACGGTGGCGCTGGCCATCGGGCTGCTCGTGGGCAACCTGCTGGAGCCGGGCAGCGGGCTGCACCTGACCGAGGCGGCCCGGAGCGCGGGCGAGGCGCAGGCCAAGGCGGGCGGCGCCGAAAGCACGCCGGAGTTCCTGCTGGGGATCATCCCCACCACGCTGGTGTCGGCCTTCACCGGGGGCGAGGTGCTGCAGACGCTGCTGGTGGCGCTGCTCTGCGGGTTCGCGCTCCAGGCCATGGGCGCGGCGGGCGAACCGGTGCTGCGCGGGATCGGGCACGTGCAGAAGCTGGTGTTCCGGGTGCTCGCGATGATCATGTGGGCAGCGCCGGTGGGCGCGTTCGGAGCGATCGCGGCGGTGGTCGGGGCGACCGGAATGGACGCGCTGAAGTCCCTCGCGGTCATCATGATCGGCTTCTACACGACCTGCCTGCTCTTCGTCTTCGTGGTCCTGGGCACGCTGCTGCGCCTGTGTACGGGCATCAGCGTCTTCGCCCTGCTGCGCTACCTGGGCCGGGAGTTCCTGCTGATCCTGTCGACCTCCTCCTCGGAGTCGGCGCTGCCCCGGCTGATCGCGAAGATGGAACACGTCGGCGTCTCGCGGCCGGTCGTCGGCATCACGGTCCCCACGGGCTACTCCTTCAACCTGGACGGGACCGCGATCTATCTGACGATGTCCTCGCTCTTCGTCGCGGAGGCGATGGGCAAGCCCCTGGCGCTGGGCGAGCAGATCTCCCTGCTGCTGTTCATGATCGTGGCCTCGAAGGGCGCGGCCGGGGTGACGGGTGCGGGACTGGCCACACTGGCCGGAGGACTCCAGTCGCACCGGCCTGAACTCGTCGACGGCGTCGGCCTGATCGTGGGCATCGACCGGTTCATGAGCGAGGCGAGGGCGCTGACGAACTTCGCGGGCAACGCGATCGCGACCGTGCTGATCGGCACCTGGACCAAGGAGTTCGACCGGGTCCGGGCCACCGAAGTCCTGGCCGGGCGACTGCCGTTCGACGAGAGCACGCTCACCGACGACGGACACGAGCAGGCCACGGCCGTACCGGCCCAGCCGGACGGCGCCAAGGACGGCGTCCCCGCCTGA
- a CDS encoding S8 family peptidase, which produces MIPHISSRPRRTLVLAAALGALVLGAPAALAGTAPVSPAGIPGTSAPAKAQAPAPTSQSATWAAGTRAYVVITAAGDSSAVRSAVTANGGTVFSYYDQIGVIVAHSTSSTFAATMRGVSGVQKVGATRTSDVPADAYNPALPANPSQSTTPAGEPARVDMTQIKADQAWAVTTGSASVKVGILDTGVDDQHQDLAPNFNAADSASCAYGKADTRVGAWRDVDTHGTHVAGSVAAAKNGKGVVGVAPGVKISSVRVAEPGTSLFFAENTICAFVWSGDHGFKVTNNSYYTDPWQFNCPDNIDQAAIIEGVKRAQEYAESKGSLQVAAAGNENYDLANKTTDSASPNDSTPTTRTITNACLDIPTELPGVVTVAANGTGVTKASFSNFGQGVIDVAAPGSNVYSTAPGGGYSTKSGTSMATPHVAGVAALIASANPTFTPAQIRTALATQANDTACPSDARCKGTTANNGFFGEGQVDALKAVGGSTPPPGKYFENLTDVTINDNATVNSAITVSGVTGNAPATLKVGVDIKHTYIGDLKVDLVAPDGSVYVLSNRAGGSADNIVQTFTVNASSEVANGVWTLRVNDNASQDTGKIDAWNLTF; this is translated from the coding sequence TTGATACCCCACATATCCAGCCGACCTCGACGCACCCTCGTACTGGCGGCCGCCCTGGGCGCCCTGGTCCTCGGGGCACCGGCCGCGCTCGCCGGCACGGCGCCCGTCTCCCCGGCCGGCATTCCCGGCACCTCCGCCCCCGCCAAGGCACAGGCCCCGGCGCCGACTTCCCAGAGTGCGACCTGGGCTGCCGGCACCCGCGCCTACGTGGTGATCACCGCCGCCGGTGACAGCTCCGCGGTCCGTTCCGCCGTCACGGCGAACGGCGGCACGGTCTTCTCGTACTACGACCAGATCGGCGTGATCGTCGCCCACTCGACCTCCTCGACCTTCGCCGCGACCATGCGCGGGGTCAGCGGGGTCCAGAAGGTCGGCGCGACGCGCACCTCGGACGTACCGGCCGACGCCTACAACCCGGCACTGCCCGCCAACCCGTCCCAGTCGACGACCCCCGCGGGCGAGCCCGCGCGCGTCGACATGACCCAGATCAAGGCCGACCAGGCCTGGGCCGTGACCACCGGCTCGGCCTCCGTCAAGGTCGGCATCCTGGACACCGGCGTCGATGACCAGCACCAGGACCTGGCGCCGAACTTCAACGCCGCGGACTCCGCCTCCTGCGCCTACGGCAAGGCGGACACCCGCGTCGGCGCCTGGCGCGACGTGGACACCCACGGCACGCACGTGGCCGGCAGCGTGGCCGCCGCCAAGAACGGCAAGGGCGTCGTCGGCGTCGCCCCCGGCGTGAAGATCTCCTCGGTGCGCGTGGCCGAGCCGGGCACCTCGCTCTTCTTCGCCGAGAACACCATCTGTGCCTTCGTGTGGTCCGGTGACCACGGCTTCAAGGTCACCAACAACAGCTATTACACGGACCCGTGGCAGTTCAACTGCCCGGACAACATCGACCAGGCCGCGATCATCGAGGGCGTCAAGCGCGCCCAGGAGTACGCGGAGAGCAAGGGCTCGCTCCAGGTCGCGGCGGCGGGCAACGAGAACTACGACCTGGCCAACAAGACCACGGACTCGGCGAGCCCCAACGACTCGACGCCGACCACCCGGACCATCACCAACGCCTGCCTCGACATCCCGACCGAGCTCCCGGGCGTGGTCACGGTCGCGGCCAACGGCACCGGTGTCACCAAGGCCTCGTTCTCCAACTTCGGCCAGGGCGTCATCGACGTCGCGGCTCCCGGCAGCAACGTCTACTCGACCGCTCCGGGCGGTGGTTACAGCACCAAGAGCGGCACGTCGATGGCCACCCCGCACGTCGCGGGCGTCGCGGCGCTCATCGCCAGCGCCAACCCGACCTTCACCCCGGCGCAGATCCGCACCGCGCTGGCCACCCAGGCCAACGACACCGCCTGCCCGTCGGACGCCCGCTGCAAGGGCACCACGGCCAACAACGGGTTCTTCGGCGAGGGCCAGGTCGACGCGCTGAAGGCGGTCGGCGGCTCGACCCCGCCCCCCGGCAAGTACTTCGAGAACCTCACCGATGTCACGATCAACGACAACGCGACCGTGAACAGCGCCATCACCGTCAGCGGAGTGACCGGCAACGCGCCGGCCACCCTCAAGGTGGGCGTGGACATCAAGCACACCTACATCGGTGACCTCAAGGTCGACCTCGTGGCTCCGGACGGTTCGGTCTACGTCCTGAGCAACCGGGCCGGCGGCAGCGCGGACAACATCGTCCAGACCTTCACCGTCAACGCCTCCTCCGAGGTCGCCAACGGTGTCTGGACGCTGCGCGTGAACGACAACGCCAGCCAGGACACCGGCAAGATCGATGCCTGGAACCTGACCTTCTGA